A genomic stretch from Brachyhypopomus gauderio isolate BG-103 unplaced genomic scaffold, BGAUD_0.2 sc37, whole genome shotgun sequence includes:
- the capn8 gene encoding calpain-8, producing the protein MSNIANELSRKQDRENGLGTNDNAVLFNAQDFQKLRRECLDRGTLFCDPTFPATWSTLGYNELGRYSSKTMGLEWKRPTDFCSDPQFIMGGATRTDICQGGLGDCWLLAAIASLTLDKEILARVVPPDQSFTENYAGIFHFQLWQYGEWVDVVIDDMLPTRNGELLFVHSAEGNEFWSALLEKAYAKVNGCYEALSGGSTIEGFEDFTGGIAESYELPKAPPTLFNIIRKALSRGSLLGCSIDISSSYETEAVTRQKLVKGHAYSVTGAEEVHMSGSPVQLVRIRNPWGQVEWTGAWSDDSKEWDRVLPEEKAKLDYSAEDGEFWMAYSDFIQQYSRLEICNLTPDTLSSDGVCRWGYYQFEGTWKVGSTAGGCRNNPATFCSNPQFVIKLDEVDDDPHDGIDGCSFLVGLMQRDGRKERQFGRDLNTIGFAVYKVPDEMNGLSNVHLGPEVLLRTRAVAMSDTFINLREVCCRFKLPPGEYVIIPSTFEPHRKGNFILRVFTEKQATASPMGTDIKANINQEEDISERDVDPHFKHLFKQIAGNESEISAIELQKILNKVMSQRTDLKTDGFSMETCRHIISLLDKDGSGRLGLLEFHTLWMKLQKYLEIFNRRDTDRSGTMSSHEMREALTEAGFQINTPVLQVIISRYADQQRAIDFDSFVGCLIRLEMLFQMFQTFDKNNTGKIELDILQWLCLALS; encoded by the exons ATGTCCAACATAGCCAACGAGCTCTCCAGGAAGCAGGACAGAGAGAATGGCCTTGGCACCAACGACAACGCCGTCCTGTTCAACGCGCAGGACTTCCAAAAGCTGCGGCGTGAGTGTCTCGACCGCGGGACCCTCTTCTGTGACCCCACCTTCCCAGCCACCTGGAGCACCCTCGGCTACAACGAACTGGGGCGCTACTCTTCCAAAACCATGGGCTTGGAGTGGAAGAGACCAACG GACTTCTGTTCAGACCCCCAGTTCATCATGGGCGGTGCCACACGGACGGACATCTGCCAGGGAGGTTTGG GCGACTGCTGGCTGCTGGCGGCCATTGCCTCCCTGACTCTGGACAAAGAAATCCTGGCCCGTGTGGTCCCGCCTGATCAGAGCTTTACGGAGAACTACGCCGGCATCTTTCACTTCCAG CTGTGGCAGTATGGCGAGTGGGTGGACGTCGTCATCGACGACATGCTGCCGACCAGAAATGGTGAACTGCTGTTTGTCCACTCGGCTGAGGGGAACGAGTTCTGGAGCGCCCTGCTGGAGAAGGCCTACgctaa GGTGAACGGTTGCTACGAGGCCCTCTCCGGAGGCTCCACTATAGAGGGCTTTGAGGACTTCACAGGCGGCATCGCAGAGAGCTACGAGTTGCCCaaggccccgcccactctgTTCAACATCATCCGGAAGGCACTAAGTCGCGGCTCTCTGCTGGGCTGCTCTATAGAT ATCTCAAGTTCATATGAAACTGAAGCTGTGACCAGACAGAAGCTGGTAAAAGGACATGCCTACTCTGTCACGGGGGCAGAAGAG GTCCACATGTCCGGAAGTCCCGTCCAGCTAGTGCGGATCAGGAACCCATGGGGCCAGGTGGAGTGGACTGGTGCCTGGAGTGATGA CTCCAAAGAGTGGGACCGGGTTCTGCCAGAAGAGAAGGCTAAACTTGACTATTCGGCTGAAGATGGAGAATTCTG GATGGCATATTCAGACTTCATCCAACAGTACTCAAGGCTGGAGATCTGTAACCTGACTCCGGACACTCTGAGTAGCGATGGCGTCTGTCGCTGGGGTTACTACCAGTTCGAGGGCACATGGAAGGTGGGGTCTACTGCTGGTGGCTGCAGGAACAACCCAG CTACATTCTGCTCCAACCCCCAGTTTGTGATAAAGCTGGATGAGGTGGATGACGACCCTCATGATGGGATTGACGGCTGCTCCTTCTTGGTTGGCCTGATGCAGAGAGACGGACGCAAAGAGAGACAGTTTGGGCGTGACCTCAACACGATTGGATTCGCGGTGTACAAG gtccCCGATGAG ATGAATGGTCTCAGCAACGTTCACCTGGGACCCGAAGTGTTGCTGCGCACACGGGCGGTTGCCATGAGCGACACGTTCATAAACCTGCGTGAGGTGTGCTGTCGCTTCAAACTCCCACCTGGGGAATATGTCATCATCCCCTCAACATTTGAGCCACATCGCAAGGGCAACTTCATCCTGCGCGTGTTCACAGAGAAGCAAGCTACTGCCAG TCCAATGGGGACTGACATCAAAGCAAATATTAACCAAGAG GAGGATATCTCTGAACGAGACGTGGACCCACATTTCAAACACCTCTTTAAGCAGATTGCTGGAAAT GAGTCTGAAATTTCAGCAATCGAGCTGCAGAAGATTTTGAACAAAGTTATGTCTCAGC GAACTGACCTGAAGACGGATGGCTTCAGTATGGAGACCTGCCGCCATATCATCAGCCTGCTGGAT AAAGACGGCAGTGGAAGACTTGGACTCCTGGAGTTTCACACCCTCTGGATGAAGCTGCAAAAGTACCtg GAGATCTTTAATCGCCGCGATACGGACCGCTCGGGCACCATGAGCTCCCATGAGATGCGAGAAGCACTGACTGAAGCAG GTTTCCAAATCAACACTCCTGTACTCCAGGTGATCATCTCACGCTATGCTGACCAGCAGAGGGCCATCGACTTCGACAGTTTTGTGGGCTGCCTGATCCGTCTGGAGATGCTCTTCC AAATGTTCCAGACGTTTGATAAGAACAACACAGGGAAGATTGAGTTGGATATTCTGCAG TGGCTTTGCTTGGCTCTAAGCTGA